From a single Pseudophryne corroboree isolate aPseCor3 unplaced genomic scaffold, aPseCor3.hap2 scaffold_617, whole genome shotgun sequence genomic region:
- the LOC135035841 gene encoding oocyte zinc finger protein XlCOF7.1-like, with protein sequence MERSHSGEKPFSCSECGKCFAFKSHFVIHQHTHTGEKPFPCSECGKCFARKSDLVKHQRSHTGEKPYSCSECGKCFTQKSALVTHQSSHTGEKPFSCSECRKCFPRKSALVAHQRSHSGEKPFSCSECGKCFAFKSDLVTHQRSHTGEKSFSCSECGKCFTQKSALVTHQSSHTGEKPFSCSECRKCFPRKSALVAHQRSHSGEKPFSCSECGKCFAFKSVLVTHQRSHSGEKPFSCSECGKCFAFKSVLVRHQRSHTGEKPYSCSECGKCFTQKSALVTHQSSHTGEKPFSCSECRKCFPRKSALVAHQRSHSGEKPFSCSECGKCFAFKSDLVTHQRSHTGEKPFSCSECGKCFTQKSALVTHQSSHTGEKPFSCPECRKCFPRKSALVAHQRNHSGEKPFSCSECGKCFAFKSVLVTHQRSHSGEKPFSCSECGKCFAFKSVLVRHQRSHTGEKPYSCSECGKCFAFKSHFDIHQHTHTDEKPYSCSECRKCFARKSDLVTHQRSHTGEKPFSCSECGKCFAFKSHFVIHQHTHTGEKPFPCSECGKCFARKSDLVKHHRSHTGEKPYSCSECGK encoded by the coding sequence agaagtcactcaggtgagaagccgttttcctgttctgagtgtgggaaatgttttgcattcaaatcacattttgttattcatcagcatactcacacaggtgagaagccatttccatgttctgagtgtgggaaatgttttgcacggaaatcagatcttgttaaacatcagagaagtcacacaggtgagaagccgtattcctgttctgagtgtgggaaatgttttacacagaaatcagctcttgttacacatcagagtagtcacacaggtgagaagccattttcctgttctgagtgtaggaaatgttttccacggaaatcagctcttgttgcacatcagagaagtcactcaggtgagaagccgttttcctgttctgagtgtgggaaatgtttcgcatttaaatcagatcttgttacacatcagagaagtcacacaggtgagaagtcgttttcctgttctgagtgtgggaaatgttttacacagaaatcagctcttgttacacatcagagtagtcacacaggtgagaagccattttcctgttctgagtgtaggaaatgttttccacggaaatcagctcttgttgcacatcagagaagtcactcaggtgagaagccgttttcctgttctgagtgtgggaaatgtttcgcatttaaatcagttcttgttacacatcagagaagtcactcaggtgagaagccgttttcctgttctgagtgtgggaaatgttttgcatttaaatcagttcttgttagacatcagagaagtcacacaggtgagaagccgtattcctgttctgagtgtgggaaatgttttacacagaaatcagctcttgttacacatcagagtagtcacacaggtgagaagccattttcctgttctgagtgtaggaaatgttttccacggaaatcagctcttgttgcacatcagagaagtcactcaggtgagaagccgttttcctgttctgagtgtgggaaatgttttgcatttaaatcagatcttgttacacatcagagaagtcacacaggtgagaagccgttttcctgttctgagtgtgggaaatgttttacacagaaatcagctcttgttacacatcagagtagtcacacaggtgagaagccattttcctgtcctgagtgtaggaaatgttttccacggaaatcagctcttgttgcacatcagagaaatcactcaggtgagaagccgttttcctgttctgagtgtgggaaatgtttcgcatttaaatcagttcttgttacacatcagagaagtcactcaggtgagaagccgttttcctgttctgagtgtgggaaatgtttcgcatttaaatcagttcttgttagacatcagagaagtcacacaggtgagaagccgtattcctgttctgagtgtgggaaatgttttgcattcaaatcacattttgatattcatcagcatactcacacagatgagaagccgtattcctgttctgagtgtaggaaatgttttgcacggaaatcagatcttgttacacatcagagaagtcacacaggtgagaagccgttttcctgttctgagtgtgggaaatgttttgcattcaaatcacattttgttattcatcagcatactcacacaggtgagaagccatttccatgttctgagtgtgggaaatgttttgcacggaaatcagatcttgttaaacatcatagaagtcacacaggtgagaagccgtattcctgttctgagtgtgggaaa